The following nucleotide sequence is from Trifolium pratense cultivar HEN17-A07 linkage group LG2, ARS_RC_1.1, whole genome shotgun sequence.
AATATGAACCTATGCTATAAGTTCCTATTTTATAACCTATAGTTTTAATTTGTCTTGGAACATTAATTGGCATTGTACAATATTATGGGTAGGTCACCATGTTGTGATGAGATTAGTGTCAAGAAAGGACCATGGAcacaagaagaagatgaaaagctTATTGATTACATCAACAAACATGGTCATGGAAATTGGGGAACACTTTCAAAACGTGCTGATTTGAATAGGTGTGGTAAGAGTTGTAGGTTAAGGTGGACAAATTATTTGAGGCCTGATATTAAGAGAGGGAAGTTCACTGATGAAGAGGAGAGAGTTATCATCAATCTTCATTCAGTACTTGGAAATAAGTATGTTTCTTAATTTGCTTTTTATGTAGAAAAGGAttgaaaatcactttttttcttttactattcTATATACATGTATATTCTTTAGTAACATCATAACATCAATTCTTTTTAATGAACAATTTAGCGATTGAAAATTTCAAATTAGTCGCTAAATTGATTGCTAAGATAAGCAATTAGAGGTTTGGTTACATTACGCAACTATGTTTATAAATCGGTCACAAATAGCTAATTTAGCAGTTGAGATCGATTGCAAAATTTGATCTTAAAattatttctatatataaagattGAAATAATATTCGATCTCTAAATAGAGAATTTTTAATGGTATAATTGTTACAAAAGTTGATTTACTCCCGGAAATTAGAgacaaaaatatgaaattagTCTCTAATTTGTCTGTCTTTAACATTTTGTAAATAGAATTAGACgcgggttttttttttttttttgtctttaattcTTATCAttgattaaactttttttagagTGGCTTAACTcattcaaaaactaaaaataatgtgatttatctttttttttcttcatataggTGGTCTAAGATTGCAGCTCATCTTCCTGGACGGACGGATAatgaaataaagaatttttGGAACACAAACATAAGGAAAAAGCTTCTAAAGATGGGAATAGACCCTGAAACTCACAAACCAAGGACTGATTATAATCATCTCATGAATCTTTCCAACTTACTTGGCATGTCAAATATAGGCAATACTTTTAGCAACAACCCTCTTGGTTTCCAGCCAGATATCACTCACTTAGCCAAGATGCAATTGTTGCAAAATATGTTACAAATTATGAACACAAATAATTCATTTGGAAACATGGGTAATTATCCTTATAACCCTTTAGGAAATATTACTCCTAG
It contains:
- the LOC123908428 gene encoding transcription factor MYB41-like; this encodes MGRSPCCDEISVKKGPWTQEEDEKLIDYINKHGHGNWGTLSKRADLNRCGKSCRLRWTNYLRPDIKRGKFTDEEERVIINLHSVLGNKWSKIAAHLPGRTDNEIKNFWNTNIRKKLLKMGIDPETHKPRTDYNHLMNLSNLLGMSNIGNTFSNNPLGFQPDITHLAKMQLLQNMLQIMNTNNSFGNMGNYPYNPLGNITPSLNPFNLFLNGTNTIQTKDPLVLSGGEEYNMIPSLYSHGQSEDTSKGGSSLESVDYSKMRNISCENQEENLLPSLVASSPRISTFNQMESCNKAQMSIDESPSNTTFDDWEKFLDDESNGSYWKELLDLTSTSASQISW